A single window of Solea solea chromosome 9, fSolSol10.1, whole genome shotgun sequence DNA harbors:
- the lmx1a gene encoding LIM homeobox transcription factor 1-alpha: MAERTVCVGCQRLITDRFLLRVTDSLWHEECVRCAACGDALKNSCFLRDRKLYCRRDYADLFAVRCGGCAEAVFPTELVMRAGATVFHLRCFTCSVCSCRLQTGEHCILREGQLLCAREDYHRCLASPTSSDTGKSDDDEEEEEEEAGEATGKQIKSEELESKRPKRPRTILTTQQRRTFKASFEVSSKPCRKIRETLAAETGLSVRVVQVWFQNQRAKMKKLARRQQQQQEQQQTQERHEHHHSAPSRGGLPSEMEHLGSSFHHIQQQQQQQVGLTTLEPQDYDMDPFRQGLTPPQMPGDHMHPYGFKSLYSDIDKDPLCQLLDSDCLPLSGSSLLTPIDCLYSMQDSYFTS; this comes from the exons ATGGCtgagaggacagtgtgtgtcGGGTGCCAGCGGCTCATCACAGACAGATTCCTGCTCAGAGTCACTGACAGTCTGTGGCATGAGGAGTGTGTGCGCTGCGCCGCGTGCGGAGACGCGCTCAAGAACTCCTGCTTTCTGCGGGACCGCAAACTTTACTGCAGGCGAGACTATGCTGA TCTGTTTGCAGTGCGTTGTGGGGGCTGTGCGGAGGCCGTCTTCCCCACAGAGCTGGTGATGCGTGCAGGAGCCACTGTTTTCCACCTGCGCTGCTTCACCTGCAGCGTTTGTTCCTGCCGCCTGCAGACTGGAGAACACTGCATCCTCAGGGAGGGACAGCTACTGTGTGCTAGAGAAGACTATCACCGATGTCTGGCCAGCCCGACCTCCTCTGACACAG GtaaaagtgatgatgatgaggaagaagaggaggaggaagccgGTGAAGCGACAGGCAAACAGATTAAATCAGAAGAACTGGAAAGCAAACGTCCAAAAAGACCTCGCACTATTTTGACCACTCAACAAAGACGGACCTTTAAAGCTTCCTTTGAGGTCTCATCCAAGCCTTGCAGAAAG ATAAGGGAGACCTTGGCAGCAGAGACTGGCCTGAGTGTCCGGGTTGTGCAAGTCTGGTTCCAGAACCAAAGAGCCAAA ATGAAGAAACTGGCcaggagacagcagcagcaacaggagcagcagcagactcagGAACGGCACGAGCACCATCATTCAG CGCCCTCTCGTGGTGGATTACCCTCAGAGATGGAGCATCTGGGCTCTTCGTTTCACcacattcagcagcagcagcagcagcaggtggggCTCACCACTCTGGAGCCACAGGACTATGACATGGACCCCTTCAGGCAGGGCTTGACACCACCTCAGATGCCAGGGGATCACATGCACCCCTATG GCTTTAAGAGCCTGTACAGTGACATCGACAAGGACCCACTTTGTCAGCTACTTGACAGCGACTGCCTCCCACTAAGTGGCTCCTCTCTACTTACTCCTATTGACTGTCTCTACTCCATGCAGGACTCTTACTTCACCTCCTGA
- the LOC131466098 gene encoding P-selectin-like produces MKWTLILLVGISLANTILSWTYHYSNNTMNWTQARQYCQTNFTDMVVIQSQKENDYIVSLLPNKTKSPYYWIGITKKHIKEIWTWLGNNSTWIGNASWAENEPNNNHSTEFCVEIYTSTGKNRGKWNDEKCSNSKHPVCFKAQCNAKSCVRGSCQETIENTTCHCEIGFKGDRCQTAVECPQLPQTDNGDFSCPGGNQTFNSTCQLKCHFGFLPTVPLAITCGANGLWTGPRPICKSYKQALLAMAGCAALLVLCCVCFCWMKRRKRKKLARNPGETTSPSSEVHG; encoded by the exons ATGAAGTGGACACTAATCCTCCTCGTTG GTATCTCCTTGGCTAACACTATTTTGAGTTGGACGTATCATTACTCAAACAACACCATGAACTGGACCCAGGCCCGACAGTATTGCCAGACCAATTTCACAGACATGGTGGTCATCCAAAGCCAGAAAGAGAATGACTATATTGTCTCCCTGCTGCCAAACAAAACTAAATCCCCATATTATTGGATTGGAATCaccaaaaaacacataaaagaaaTTTGGACCTGGCTTGGGAATAACAGCACATGGATTGGTAACGCATCATGGGCAGAAAATGAGcccaacaacaaccacagcacAGAGTTCTGTGTGGAGATCTACACCAGCACAGGAAAAAACCGAGGGAAGTGGAATGACGAGAAATGCTCAAATTCCAAACACCCAGTTTGTTTCAAAG CCCAGTGTAACGCAAAGTCATGTGTCAGAGGATCATGTCAGGAGACCATAGAAAACACAACCTGCCACTGTGAAATCGGCTTTAAGGGAGACAGGTGCCAAACAG CCGTGGAATGCCCCCAGCTGCCCCAGACTGATAACGGAGATTTTAGCTGTCCTGGAGGAAACCAGACATTTAACTCAACCTGTCAGTTGAAATGTCACTTTGGGTTCCTGCCTACTGTCCCGCTCGCCATCACCTGCGGGGCCAATGGTCTCTGGACTGGCCCAAGACCAATTTGTAAAA GTTATAAACAGGCCCTTTTGGCTATGGCTGGATGTGCAGCGTTGCTTGTCCTCTGCTGCGTCTGTTTCTGCTGGATGAAACGcagaaaaa GAAAGAAGCTTGCAAG GAACCCCGGAGAAACAACAAGTCCTTCCAGTGAAGTGCATGGATAA
- the sele gene encoding E-selectin gives MEMCFGLLQTRGSKMFSSWICLTLLYSMLLTWTSVDSWSYYYSNTTMNWQDARTWCQDHYTDMVAIQNQEEIKHLNDWLPYKKTYYWIGIRKIESVWTWVGTKKALTAEATNWANGEPNNGKTPYSKEDEDCVEMYIKRDAEQGKWNDQRCGNMKTALCYTAACKNDSCRYGDCVETVNSHKCACFEGFHGETCEQVVTCKKEEVTVPYKGNVSCTHMYGNFSYNSSCEYSCETGYQLTMPRPLRCTATQKWSEEPPACKLVQCPVLSSPARGSMMCTNPLGPSSYLSTCVFTCDEGFAQTGSPSNTLQCGASGRWNASQPSCVAIPVPAPQELENGFVSCGNVDETFIPRRSCKFSCASGYRLVGPDTLTYTAAAELSENTPRCEAITCRKPEGDTQLIPKCSKSLAELRPGSTCSFSCGAGFKLKGVDTIQCSDDGKWSKPTPTCQAITCPAPEIPTNGQISCSLSLPSPSLTEASHPLGVICTFSCDEGHELQGSHSMECGHPGQWTSAPPTCTVVSCPLLKAPENGLINCSNNETVYNCQCSFTCNQDYTLNGHELLTCNHHGNWTGERPTCQASPSEVSALASGAAVGGALLSAGSLAIWFLKRALKQKKDTFELSSSSDIEAPPTEVYRNSTDTVECPQLPQTDNGDFSCPGGNQTFNSTCQLKCHFGFLPTVPLAITCGANGLWTGPRPICKRTPEKQQVLPVKCMDKGQMSQKQVHTGRRLHHKVLIAAFFVFTQDMSSARAWTYNYSTSPNRRWIQASQWCRQHFKDMVTIQSREETDFINNLLPFNSKYYWIGIHKVDGVWTREGSNEKVPEDDQNWAPEEPDDIAGQDCVEMYIKRASDTAMWNNEKCHSKKGTVCYSASCKQDSCSVHADCVETIGNYTCRCHPGFLGPRCEEAISCKPLLDPEHGFHNCFHSYGSHHFNSSCHFRCELGFHLVGASKMLCQTTGLWDHHAPLCQPEQCPVLNHTDSSGGSVNCSHPVAPYSYNSTCEIRCDEGYELSGEGWTRCDHTGQWTASAPACTIKMCNPIFFPVNGNVTCVHTLEPFSFGTQCNFTCQEGYYMSGDNTLNCLASGEWSKPTPTCTVVKCGSLVAPPNAASVQCQGPLGEYSYGSTCIVQCEEGFDLIGTNVTQCSSHGNWSHTLPLCQAKRCDPRSPPSHGSISCSDPNGSFSFGSQCTSRCDEGFVLNGTASTKCTSLGTWSAGNPQCLAKSCLSLNSPVYGSLKCSDPHGEFSFGSRCTSTCGDGFLLNGKASTECTSLGTWSSDIPLCMAKRCPSLSPPPHGSFLCSGPHGEFSFGSQCTSNCEEGFVLNGTAVTECTYLGTWNRDFPRCLAKKCPALVSPSHGSLLCVNPHGEFSFGSRCTSTCEDGFLRSGSANTECTSRGSWSREIANCQAGPCPLLAKAPQHGRMNCSHPYSPFSYESHCDFECNEGFWLKGTPTITCNNSGHWSHEPPTCQPVQCEAIHGLSLSLSVNCTHPLGNFSFGSQCIFTCDDGFSMNGSEVLLCSSAGFWNESLPECTENMLLASPMLMSSEFMAVYIVIPLILIGLAVFLLMRFKKQGTAIMHDALLEERENPAFEF, from the exons ATG GAGATGTGCTTTGGATTACTTCAGACCCGTGGATCTAAGATGTTTTCCTCATGGATCTGCTTGACCCTTCTTTATTCAA TGCTGTTAACGTGGACCAGTGTTGACAGTTGGTCTTACTACTACTCCAACACCACCATGAACTGGCAAGACGCTCGAACCTGGTGCCAGGATCACTACACAGACATGGTGGCCATCCAGAACCAGGAAGAAATCAAGCATCTCAATGACTGGCTGCCCTACAAAAAGACATACTACTGGATTGGGATCCGCAAGATCGAAAGTGTCTGGACCTGGGTAGGCACCAAGAAAGCTCTGACAGCAGAAGCGACCAACTGGGCAAATGGTGAACCAAACAATGGCAAGACTCCATATAGCAAGGAGGATGAGGATTGTGTGGAAATGTACATTAAAAGGGATGCAGAGCAAGGCAAGTGGAATGACCAGAGGTGCGGAAACATGAAAACGGCTCTGTGCTACACAG CTGCCTGTAAGAATGACTCGTGTCGCTATGGAGACTGTGTTGAAACCGTCAACAGCCACAAGTGCGCTTGTTTTGAAGGCTTTCATGGAGAGACGTGTGagcaag TCGTTACATGCAAAAAAGAGGAAGTGACTGTTCCATATAAAGGAAATGTAAGTTGCACGCACATGTATGGAAACTTCTCCTACAACTCCTCGTGTGAGTATTCCTGCGAGACAGGATACCAGCTAACGATGCCAAGGCCCTTGAGATGCACTGCGACACAGAAGTGGTCAGAGGAGCCTCCTGCATGTAAAT TGGTTCAGTGTCCGGTGCTGTCTTCTCCAGCAAGAGGGTCCATGATGTGCACAAATCCCCTGGGCCCGTCCAGCTACCTGTCCAcctgtgtgttcacctgtgatGAGGGCTTTGCACAAACTGGTTCTCCATCTAACACTCTGCAGTGTGGAGCGTCAGGTCGTTGGAACGCTTCACAGCCATCTTGTGTTG CTATCCCAGTGCCTGCTCCACAGGAGCTAGAGAACGGCTTTGTCAGCTGTGGAAATGTAGACGAAACGTTCATCCCCAGAAGATCCTGCAAATTCAGCTGTGCCTCTGGCTACCGCCTGGTGGGGCCGGACACGTTGACATACACAGCAGCGGCTGAGCTGAGTGAAAATACACCTCGGTGTGAAG CAATCACTTGTCGGAAACCAGAGGGAGACACTCAGCTGATCCCGAAGTGCAGCAAATCACTCGCGGAGCTGCGACCAGGCTCCACCTGCAGCTTCAGCTGTGGTGCAGGCTTTAAACTGAAGGGAGTGGACACGATTCAGTGTTCTGATGATGGGAAGTGGAGCAAACCTACACCAACCTGCCAAG CAATAACATGTCCTGCTCCTGAGATTCCAACAAATGGCCAGATCAGCTGCAGCCTTTCACTTCCCTCACCTTCTCTCACCGAGGCCTCTCATCCACTTGGTGTGATCTGCACTTTTAGCTGTGATGAGGGCCACGAGCTCCAAGGATCACACAGCATGGAGTGTGGACATCCAGGCCAGTGGACCTCTGCACCACCAACCTGCACAG TTGTAAGCTGCCCACTGCTCAAGGCTCCTGAAAATGGTTTAATTAACTGCTCAAACAATGAGACAGTGTACAACTGTCAGTGCTCCTTCACATGCAATCAAGATTACACACTGAATGGACATGAGCTGTTGACGTGCAATCATCATGGCAACTGGACTGGAGAGAGACCAACCTgccaag CCTCGCCATCTGAAGTTTCTGCTCTTGCCTCTGGTGCGGCAGTAGGGGGCGCCCTATTAAGTGCTGGCTCTCTGGCTATATGGTTCCTGAAACGGGCCCTGAAGCAGAAAAAAGACACGTTTGAGTTGAGCAG CTCCTCCGACATAGAAGCCCCTCCTACAGAGGTCTACAGAAACAGCACTGACA CCGTGGAATGCCCCCAGCTGCCCCAGACTGATAACGGAGATTTTAGCTGTCCTGGAGGAAACCAGACATTTAACTCAACCTGTCAGTTGAAATGTCACTTTGGGTTCCTGCCTACTGTCCCGCTCGCCATCACCTGCGGGGCCAATGGTCTCTGGACTGGCCCAAGACCAATTTGTAAAA GAACCCCGGAGAAACAACAAGTCCTTCCAGTGAAGTGCATGGATAAAGGACAA ATGTCTCAAAAACAGGTTCACACTGGACGGAGGCTGCATCATAAGGTGCTAATAGcagcattttttgtttttacccaAG ATATGAGCAGCGCTCGGGCATGGACCTACAACTACAGCACTAGTCCAAACCGGAGGTGGATTCAGGCCAGTCAGTGGTGCCGGCAGCACTTCAAGGACATGGTCACCATCCAGAGCAGGGAGGAGACTGACTTCATCAACAATCTGCTGCCttttaattcaaaatattaCTGGATAGGCATTCATAAAGTGGATGGAGTGTGGACCAGGGAGGGAAGCAATGAGAAAGTGCCAGAAGATGATCAGAATTGGGCTCCAGAGGAGCCTGATGACATAGCAGGACAGGACTGTGTGGAGATGTATATCAAGAGGGCGAGCGACACAGCAATGTGGaacaatgaaaaatgtcacagtaaaaaGGGAACAGTCTGCTACTCTG cCTCTTGTAAACAGGATTCCTGCAGTGTCCATGCAGACTGTGTGGAGACCATAGGGAACTACACCTGCAGGTGCCATCCTGGTTTCCTTGGACCACGCTGTGAAGAGG CCATCTCATGCAAACCACTGCTGGATCCAGAACATGGTTTTCACAACTGCTTCCACTCCTATGGTTCTCATCATTTCAATTCTTCCTGCCATTTCCGCTGTGAACTTGGGTTTCACTTAGTGGGAGCGTCCAAAATGTTGTGCCAAACCACTGGACTCTGGGACCACCATGCTCCTCTGTGTCAAC CTGAACAGTGTCCAGTTCTGAACCACACCGACAGCAGCGGAGGTAGTGTGAACTGCAGCCACCCCGTCGCACCTTACAGCTACAACTCCACCTGTGAGATCAGGTGTGATGAGGGCTATGAGCTCAGTGGAGAGGGCTGGACACGCTGTGACCACACTGGCCAGTGGACAGCCAGTGCCCCAGCATGTACaa TAAAGATGTGCAACCCCATTTTCTTTCCTGTGAACGGCAACGTGACATGTGTGCACACTCTGGAGCCTTTCTCATTTGGTACACAGTGTAACTTCACCTGCCAGGAGGGCTACTACATGTCTGGAGACAACACACTCAACTGTCTGGCTTCAGGGGAATGGAGCAAACCTACACCCACGTGTACAG TGGTAAAGTGTGGCAGTCTAGTGGCTCCACCTAATGCTGCCTCAGTGCAATGCCAAGGCCCTTTAGGAGAGTACAGCTATGGCTCAACATGCATTGTACAATGTGAAGAGGGATTTGATCTGATTGGCACAAATGTGACACAATGTTCTTCACACGGAAACTGGAGTCACACACTTCCGCTCTGCCAGG CCAAGAGGTGTGATCCCAGGAGTCCTCCTTCTCACGGCTCCATTTCCTGTTCTGACCCCAATGGTTCCTTCAGTTTTGGTTCTCAGTGCACGTCAAGATGTGATGAAGGTTTTGTCCTGAATGGGACAGCGAGCACTAAGTGCACCTCCCTGGGAACATGGAGCGCAGGCAACCCACAATGCTTGG CTAAAAGTTGCCTCTCTCTGAACTCTCCTGTATACGGCTCCTTGAAATGCTCGGATCCACATGGAGAGTTCAGTTTTGGTTCTCGGTGCACATCGACCTGTGGTGATGGTTTTCTCCTGAATGGCAAGGCTTCCACAGAGTGCACCTCTCTGGGCACGTGGAGCTCAGACATCCCACTTTGCATGG CTAAGAGATGTCCCAGTCTCAGTCCTCCCCCTCATGGCTCCTTTCTCTGCTCTGGTCCACATGGAGAGTTCAGTTTTGGTTCTCAGTGCACCTCAAACTGTGAGGAGGGATTTGTCCTGAATGGGACGGCTGTTACTGAATGCACTTATCTAGGCACATGGAACAGAGACTTCCCACGCTGCCTGG CTAAGAAATGTCCTGCTCTCGTGTCTCCCTCTCATGGCTCCCTTCTCTGTGTGAATCCTCATGGAGAGTTCAGTTTTGGTTCTCGTTGCACATCAACCTGTGAGGACGGATTTCTCCGGAGTGGGTCGGCAAACACTGAGTGCACCTCTCGGGGCTCATGGAGCAGAGAAATAGCCAACTGTCAGG CAGGCCcatgccccctactggccaaaGCTCCACAGCATGGGAGGATGAACTGCAGCCATCCATATTCTCCTTTCAGCTATGAGTCCCACTGTGACTTTGAATGTAATGAGGGTTTCTGGCTGAAAGGAACACCAACTATAACATGTAATAACTCGGGCCACTGGAGTCATGAGCCACCAACCTGCCAGC CGGTGCAGTGTGAGGCCATCCATGGTCTGTCGTTATCTCTGTCTGTGAACTGCACTCATCCTCTGGGGAATTTCAGCTTTGGCTCCCAGTGTATTTTTACCTGTGATGATGGATTTTCTATGAATGGCAGCGAGGTGCTGCTTTGCTCTTCTGCTGGGTTTTGGAATGAATCTTTGCCTGAATGCACTG AAAATATGCTGCTTGCATCCCCCATGTTGATGTCCAGTGAATTCATGGCAGTCTATATTGTAATACCACTTATCCTGATTGGTCTGGCAGTTTTCCTTCTCATGCGATTCAAGAAACAAG GAACAGCAATCATGCATGATGCACTATTGGAAGAACGAGAAAATCCAGCCTTTGAGTTCTGA
- the si:dkey-51e6.1 gene encoding si:dkey-51e6.1 encodes MADALAKIPEVEIDPEGTFKYILVRVKVKDGDSHKDIVRGTKSAEYHNHIFEKVAPSMEALGMECKCLGGGKIEHNSQEKKLRVFGESTAFGKADHSVTAEKLKIVFSNYDITWSDDKK; translated from the exons ATGGCAGACGCTCTGGCTAAAATCCCCGAGGTGGAGATCGATCCAGAGGGAACCTTCAAGTACATACTGGtcagagtgaaagtgaaagatgGCGATTCGCATAAAGACATAGTGCGCGGCACTAAGAGTGCAGAGTACCACA atCACATATTTGAGAAGGTCGCTCCATCAATGGAGGCCTTGGGAATGGAGTGTAAATGCTTAGGAGGAGGGAAAATTGAGCACAACAGCCAAGAGAAAAAACTAAGGGTGTTTGGAGAATCAACT GCCTTTGGCAAAGCAGACCATTCTGTAACTGCGGAGAAGTTGAAGATTGTCTTCAGCAACTATGACATCACCTGGTCCGATGACAAAAAATAG